From Cytophagales bacterium, the proteins below share one genomic window:
- a CDS encoding BamA/TamA family outer membrane protein gives MLAFLASSCLGTRYLEQDERLLTKQKIKGTSRLNQDDVQSLINLEPNARLLGLPISTEAYLFEWGQKNHDTASYQAKIQKIRKRFDQKIDKARRQRKKARLISTREKKTGQLIRKIEEGNWRMRQGKPLAVYDSTLVNISVESLANYLKTEGYFDSEVRTNTTLKREKYIENEYVLLKGTRYQFDSIEYQIADEKLAKVLGARKSRINKGTPYSQKTLSSERDEIVDELRDNGYFDFGRQYVYFEIDTITLGQKRILLRQIITNPNDQNGHKVFRIDSVVFVDNNPDIPDRKINSHHKNISFQFSSNKYNRDLLSRRIFIKKDSLYRHSDALETQRQLANLDAFKFININFDTTGGKFISNIFTSPLNKFETSNEIGLSSTAQLPGPFFTIGLKNRNTFNGLELLEINGNMTLQGIGNIANEERNYTLLQYGGRLSLHFPRFQVPFLSERVKNRISRYNPATSVTFQYNFEDRFTEYEREIFNASWGYSWQVNERLSYKLTPFSVGFVESTLEPDFQAFLDTLQVNGNGSYAASFQSAFLSTASAEAVINNNNYGNKISNSSFLRLFVESGGNLTTAISREFLKLGQTQYRFLKAVLDYRNSHVINRRSILATRLHIGVGNPIGSDTVALPYEKYFYIAGSNSIRAWPARRLGPGSFAVYNDPDVDVGLRTVNYTLEQGGELIIESSMEYRSRITGFLNWAFFIDAGNIWQLRSSPLLPLDSDSYNESDGKFSPNSFLSEIAVGAGIGLRIDFGYLIFRIDAATQVVDPAQPLGSRFILDDINFFSALQRIKEPNSLKGRRIQEDKDFLSNKTRINFGIGFPF, from the coding sequence TTGTTAGCCTTCCTGGCAAGTTCTTGCCTTGGCACCAGATATCTGGAGCAGGATGAGCGATTGCTTACAAAGCAGAAAATAAAAGGCACCAGTCGGTTGAATCAGGATGATGTCCAATCACTTATCAATCTTGAACCAAATGCCCGTCTGTTAGGTCTACCTATCTCCACCGAAGCCTATTTATTCGAATGGGGTCAGAAAAACCACGACACAGCCTCTTATCAAGCTAAAATACAAAAGATCCGAAAGCGTTTCGACCAGAAAATTGATAAGGCAAGAAGGCAAAGGAAGAAAGCCAGACTGATCAGTACCCGCGAAAAGAAAACGGGACAGTTGATCCGAAAAATCGAGGAAGGCAACTGGCGCATGCGACAGGGTAAACCCCTGGCTGTTTATGACAGTACTTTAGTAAATATCTCCGTAGAAAGTCTAGCCAACTACCTAAAAACGGAAGGATACTTTGATAGTGAAGTTCGGACCAACACGACTCTCAAACGTGAAAAATACATTGAAAACGAATATGTATTACTTAAAGGAACACGCTACCAATTCGATTCCATTGAATATCAAATTGCCGATGAAAAATTAGCGAAAGTCCTGGGTGCGAGAAAAAGCCGGATCAATAAAGGAACTCCTTATAGTCAGAAAACGCTCAGTTCGGAAAGAGATGAAATTGTAGATGAATTACGCGACAATGGCTATTTCGATTTTGGCAGACAATACGTCTACTTCGAAATCGACACCATCACCCTTGGGCAGAAACGTATTTTGCTGCGACAGATCATTACTAATCCCAATGATCAAAATGGACACAAAGTCTTTCGCATCGATTCGGTGGTTTTTGTGGACAACAACCCCGACATCCCCGATCGAAAAATCAATTCACATCATAAGAACATCTCTTTTCAGTTCAGTTCAAATAAATATAACCGCGACCTGCTGAGTCGTCGGATTTTCATCAAAAAAGACAGTCTATACCGTCATTCCGATGCCCTGGAAACTCAGCGACAACTGGCAAATTTGGATGCCTTCAAATTCATCAACATCAATTTTGATACCACCGGAGGGAAATTTATTTCTAATATTTTCACCAGCCCTTTAAATAAGTTCGAGACTTCCAATGAAATTGGCTTGTCCTCTACCGCTCAACTGCCTGGTCCGTTTTTCACCATCGGGCTCAAAAACAGAAATACATTTAATGGACTGGAACTGTTAGAGATCAATGGAAACATGACCCTGCAGGGCATCGGAAACATTGCGAATGAGGAACGGAACTATACGCTTTTGCAATACGGAGGTCGATTGAGCTTGCACTTCCCACGCTTCCAGGTTCCTTTTCTTTCAGAACGTGTCAAAAACAGGATCAGCCGCTACAATCCGGCCACTTCTGTAACCTTTCAGTACAATTTCGAAGATCGTTTCACAGAATATGAACGTGAAATTTTTAACGCCTCCTGGGGATATAGCTGGCAAGTCAATGAACGTCTGAGCTACAAACTGACACCATTTAGTGTAGGTTTTGTCGAGTCCACCCTTGAACCCGACTTTCAGGCGTTTTTAGACACGTTACAAGTCAATGGAAATGGTTCATATGCCGCCTCATTCCAATCCGCATTCCTGAGCACGGCCTCGGCAGAAGCGGTGATCAATAATAACAACTATGGCAATAAGATCTCAAACTCTTCCTTTCTTCGATTGTTTGTAGAATCCGGTGGCAACCTGACTACTGCGATCAGTAGAGAATTTCTAAAATTAGGTCAAACGCAATATCGCTTTTTAAAAGCCGTACTTGATTATCGAAATAGTCACGTAATCAATCGGCGATCCATTCTCGCCACACGACTTCATATCGGAGTAGGTAATCCCATAGGAAGTGATACGGTGGCCTTGCCTTATGAAAAGTATTTCTATATCGCTGGGAGTAACAGCATACGTGCCTGGCCTGCCCGACGATTAGGTCCTGGAAGTTTTGCTGTATACAATGATCCCGATGTGGATGTAGGCCTCCGTACTGTCAATTACACCTTAGAGCAAGGAGGCGAGTTGATCATCGAATCCAGTATGGAATACAGAAGCAGAATTACTGGTTTTTTGAATTGGGCATTCTTTATCGATGCTGGAAACATTTGGCAATTGCGAAGTTCACCCCTACTCCCATTGGATTCTGATTCATATAATGAAAGTGATGGCAAGTTTTCTCCAAATTCATTTCTAAGCGAAATCGCAGTTGGAGCTGGAATAGGTCTCCGCATTGATTTTGGGTATTTAATTTTCCGAATAGATGCAGCCACACAAGTTGTGGATCCAGCACAGCCGCTGGGATCTCGGTTCATCTTAGATGACATCAATTTCTTCAGTGCCCTGCAACGGATCAAAGAACCAAACAGCCTCAAAGGCCGACGAATACAGGAGGATAAAGACTTTTTAAGCAATAAGACAAGAATAAACTTCGGGATCGGATTCCCTTTTTAG
- a CDS encoding RNA methyltransferase yields MVTKSSLKFIKSLKLKKYRQQEKYYVIEGRKGIEEALKSGLPIEQVIGTESFGIWLEKNALLTDVSFESVNQRTLEGISSFQSNNTGVAVAPIIDHELQEEGPRIILDGVRDPGNLGTIIRSMDWFGFKTLICSPDCADCYNPKTLAATMGSFTRLVPHYMNLESYLSDRPELPVYGMLLGGKPMEGMPLPEEAAYLLGSESHGIREPLLPFVKNKIAITQFGGAESLNVAMATTILLYAMRATPV; encoded by the coding sequence ATGGTCACTAAAAGCAGCTTAAAATTCATCAAATCACTGAAATTAAAAAAATATCGTCAGCAGGAAAAGTACTATGTCATTGAGGGTAGGAAAGGAATAGAGGAAGCGTTGAAGTCGGGACTTCCCATTGAACAGGTGATTGGTACGGAATCCTTCGGGATCTGGCTTGAGAAAAATGCCTTGCTGACTGATGTTTCTTTTGAATCAGTAAACCAGCGAACGTTGGAAGGCATAAGTTCTTTTCAGTCAAATAATACAGGAGTGGCGGTGGCGCCCATCATTGATCATGAATTACAAGAAGAGGGACCAAGGATCATTCTGGATGGAGTCAGGGATCCTGGTAATTTAGGAACGATTATTCGGAGCATGGATTGGTTTGGTTTCAAAACCCTGATCTGTTCTCCTGATTGTGCTGATTGTTATAATCCTAAAACATTGGCGGCCACCATGGGTTCTTTTACACGACTGGTACCACATTATATGAATCTGGAATCCTACCTTTCAGATCGGCCGGAACTGCCCGTGTATGGCATGTTGTTGGGAGGAAAGCCTATGGAAGGCATGCCGCTACCAGAAGAGGCAGCTTATCTGCTAGGCAGCGAATCCCATGGCATACGTGAACCTCTACTTCCTTTTGTCAAAAATAAAATAGCCATCACCCAATTCGGCGGAGCAGAGTCCCTTAATGTGGCAATGGCTACTACGATTCTTTTATATGCGATGCGTGCTACGCCTGTTTGA
- the pgi gene encoding glucose-6-phosphate isomerase produces MLPRINPGEKAAWKALSSHYDTIKNKRLSAFFEEDASRFDTLNFQFEDFLFDFSKHFITKETLDLFEQLAKETGLVAAKKAMFAGEPINQTEGRAVLHVALRKISGGSIEVDGADVIPKVKDVLQQIKTFTEQLHGGAWKGYNGKKITDIVNIGIGGSDLGPFMVTKALKPYQVAGINAHFVSNVDASDLLEKVNDLNPETTLFIIASKTFTTQETMTNATSARDWFLKTAGDMSHVSKHFVAVSTNAEKVAEFGIDTQNMFEFWNWVGGRYSLWSAIGLSIACAVGYDHFEDLLKGAEAMDNHFLENDDVAANIPTFMAMLGVWYNNFFGAETQAILPYDHLLSHFSRYLQQGDMESNGKGIDRNGLPIKHQSGPIIWGEPGTNGQHAFYQLIHQGTKLIPCDFIAAAQPPHELVDHQDKLIANFIAQTEALMIGKSETEVRAELEGKGMSAEEIEKILPFKVFEGNKPTTSILMKKLTPRALGSLIALYEHKIFVQGIIWNIFSFDQWGVELGKQLAGAILKDIHGEDSKHDSSTSGLIKQYLAFKQA; encoded by the coding sequence ATGCTTCCACGTATTAATCCCGGAGAGAAAGCCGCCTGGAAGGCGCTATCATCTCACTATGACACCATAAAAAATAAACGACTAAGTGCGTTCTTCGAAGAAGACGCTAGTCGTTTTGATACATTGAATTTCCAATTCGAGGATTTCCTCTTCGATTTCTCCAAGCATTTCATCACAAAAGAGACATTGGATCTTTTTGAGCAGCTGGCTAAAGAAACCGGATTGGTAGCAGCCAAAAAAGCCATGTTTGCGGGCGAACCTATCAATCAAACCGAGGGACGCGCTGTATTACATGTCGCACTACGAAAAATTTCAGGTGGCAGCATCGAAGTTGACGGAGCAGATGTAATCCCGAAGGTGAAGGACGTTCTCCAACAGATCAAAACTTTCACCGAACAATTACACGGAGGTGCATGGAAGGGATATAATGGTAAAAAAATCACCGATATCGTCAATATTGGTATAGGTGGATCGGACTTAGGTCCTTTTATGGTGACCAAGGCGCTTAAGCCTTACCAGGTAGCGGGTATCAATGCCCATTTTGTTTCTAATGTAGATGCATCCGACTTACTGGAAAAAGTCAATGACCTGAATCCGGAAACGACGCTGTTCATCATTGCTTCAAAGACCTTCACAACTCAGGAAACAATGACCAATGCCACGTCTGCACGGGACTGGTTCCTGAAAACAGCGGGCGACATGTCGCATGTCAGCAAGCACTTTGTGGCGGTATCTACCAATGCCGAGAAAGTTGCTGAATTCGGGATCGACACCCAGAACATGTTTGAGTTCTGGAACTGGGTCGGTGGTCGTTATTCCTTGTGGTCAGCCATTGGATTGAGTATTGCCTGTGCGGTTGGGTATGATCACTTCGAAGACTTATTGAAAGGTGCCGAGGCCATGGACAATCATTTCCTGGAAAATGATGACGTTGCCGCGAATATCCCAACCTTCATGGCCATGCTTGGAGTTTGGTACAACAATTTCTTTGGGGCCGAAACACAGGCCATCCTACCCTATGATCACTTACTGAGCCACTTCAGCCGCTACTTACAGCAGGGGGATATGGAAAGTAATGGTAAGGGTATTGACCGGAACGGACTTCCTATTAAACATCAGAGTGGTCCTATCATCTGGGGAGAGCCTGGCACCAACGGTCAACACGCCTTCTATCAGTTGATCCATCAAGGAACCAAATTGATCCCCTGTGATTTCATCGCAGCCGCACAACCACCACACGAACTGGTTGATCATCAGGATAAGTTGATTGCCAACTTCATCGCACAGACTGAAGCATTGATGATCGGGAAGAGTGAAACCGAAGTTCGCGCAGAATTGGAAGGCAAAGGCATGTCCGCTGAAGAAATCGAAAAGATTCTGCCTTTCAAAGTTTTCGAAGGAAATAAGCCCACGACAAGCATCTTGATGAAGAAGCTCACTCCAAGGGCTTTAGGGTCTTTGATCGCATTGTACGAACACAAAATTTTCGTCCAAGGGATCATTTGGAATATTTTCAGCTTTGACCAATGGGGTGTCGAATTAGGCAAGCAACTGGCCGGAGCCATTTTGAAAGACATTCACGGTGAGGATTCCAAACACGACAGTTCTACTTCAGGCCTGATCAAACAATACCTGGCCTTCAAACAGGCGTAG
- a CDS encoding calcium/sodium antiporter produces MGIFVNLLLVAVGFVLLIKGADFLVNGASSLAKRFNISDIAIGLTVVAMGTSAPELVVNIISGGTENHDLVFGNIIGSNIFNIFLILGVSSVIYPLTVQKNALWKEIPYSLIATVMFFILVNDQLFFERDTSSLGLYDGVVLIGMFIGFLVYIFLNLQRNPDSEDDEEIVMFGSVKTTIMIVLGIAGLVFGGRMIVDNAVEIAEYYHVSKKLIGLTILAAGTSLPELATSAVAAFHKKSDLAVGNIVGSNIFNLLLVLGMTSIIHSPLNYSPELNIDLSLVMIGTLLLFVFMFTFNKYKLDRAEGILYLLGFLAYTYYLFVRL; encoded by the coding sequence TTGGGGATCTTTGTTAATTTACTACTGGTAGCTGTAGGATTTGTCCTCCTCATAAAAGGAGCCGATTTTCTTGTAAACGGTGCATCCAGTCTTGCTAAGCGCTTTAATATATCTGACATTGCCATCGGACTGACCGTGGTAGCGATGGGCACCTCTGCCCCTGAACTTGTAGTTAACATCATATCAGGTGGAACTGAGAACCATGACCTGGTTTTCGGAAACATCATTGGTTCCAATATCTTCAATATCTTTCTGATTCTCGGGGTATCCAGTGTGATCTACCCGTTGACGGTTCAGAAAAATGCGCTGTGGAAAGAAATTCCTTACAGCTTAATTGCCACTGTCATGTTCTTCATTCTGGTCAATGATCAGCTCTTTTTCGAAAGAGATACGAGTTCTCTCGGCCTTTATGATGGAGTTGTATTGATAGGTATGTTCATCGGATTTCTGGTTTACATCTTCCTGAACTTACAACGCAATCCTGATTCTGAAGATGATGAAGAGATCGTCATGTTCGGTAGTGTAAAAACGACCATCATGATTGTTTTGGGAATTGCAGGTCTTGTCTTTGGCGGACGTATGATTGTTGACAATGCCGTTGAGATCGCAGAATATTACCACGTAAGTAAGAAGTTAATCGGGTTGACCATTTTAGCAGCGGGCACTTCACTTCCGGAATTGGCCACTTCAGCAGTTGCGGCATTCCACAAGAAATCGGATTTGGCTGTAGGAAACATTGTTGGTTCTAATATCTTCAACTTGTTATTGGTGCTCGGAATGACTTCCATCATTCACAGTCCATTAAATTATTCACCAGAACTGAATATTGATCTTTCTCTGGTCATGATTGGAACCTTGCTGCTGTTCGTTTTCATGTTCACTTTCAACAAGTACAAACTGGACCGAGCAGAAGGAATCTTATATCTTCTCGGATTTTTGGCCTACACGTACTACTTATTCGTCAGGTTATAA
- a CDS encoding phospho-sugar mutase translates to MNLVEKADKWLKSEKVDAQTKSTIEEMISASDDSLLTECFYKDLEFGTGGLRGIMGVGSNRMNKYTIGMATQGLANYLKKTFQNEPIKVAIAHDSRNNSRFFAETTAEIFSGNDIEVFLFEELRPTPQLSYAIRKLGCKSGVVVTASHNPKEYNGYKAYWEDGAQIIPPHDKNVIDEVGAITSIDDVIFEPKSELIKSIGKEIDDDYLEMIAGLSLSPEAIASNKDLKIVFSSIHGTGITLVPPILEKLGFENVHVVQEQAEADGNFPTVVYPNPEEAEALSIALTQAKELDADLVMATDPDSDRVGIAVKNNEGDFQLLNGNQTGSLLIYYLLRKWKDNGKIDGKQYVVKTIVTTDLIVKIADSFGVGSYETLTGFKYIAALIRELEGKEKFIGGGEESYGYLIGDEVRDKDAIASCAMIAEMTAWAKSEGKSLFDLLVDIAKTYGLYVESLKSVTKKGKSGAEEIKSMMETFRSNPPASLGGQKVTVLKDYSTGISKELATGNEATMNFPKSNVLQFITENGGKISVRPSGTEPKIKFYFSVNKEGISGLEDYFSSIEELKEVIGNMTEALDN, encoded by the coding sequence ATGAATCTAGTTGAAAAAGCCGATAAATGGTTGAAAAGTGAAAAGGTTGACGCGCAAACGAAATCAACCATCGAGGAAATGATCTCCGCTTCTGACGACTCTTTATTAACAGAGTGCTTTTATAAAGACCTTGAGTTTGGAACGGGTGGTCTGCGTGGCATCATGGGAGTCGGCAGCAACCGCATGAATAAATACACGATCGGAATGGCCACTCAGGGCCTTGCCAACTACTTAAAAAAGACCTTTCAGAACGAGCCAATCAAAGTAGCGATTGCACACGATAGCCGAAACAATAGTAGATTCTTCGCAGAAACAACCGCCGAAATATTTTCAGGAAATGACATTGAGGTATTTCTCTTTGAGGAACTTAGACCTACTCCTCAATTGTCTTATGCAATCCGTAAACTGGGTTGTAAGAGTGGTGTGGTAGTTACGGCCTCACACAACCCGAAAGAATACAATGGCTACAAAGCCTATTGGGAAGATGGGGCACAGATCATTCCTCCGCACGATAAAAATGTGATTGATGAAGTTGGAGCAATTACCTCTATCGACGATGTGATCTTTGAGCCTAAATCCGAATTGATCAAATCCATTGGGAAAGAAATTGATGATGATTATTTGGAGATGATCGCCGGCTTGTCATTATCTCCTGAGGCCATCGCATCCAACAAGGACCTCAAGATTGTGTTTTCTTCTATCCACGGAACGGGCATTACCCTGGTCCCACCTATTTTGGAAAAGCTGGGATTTGAAAATGTCCATGTCGTTCAAGAACAAGCGGAGGCCGACGGAAACTTCCCGACAGTGGTCTACCCTAACCCGGAAGAGGCTGAAGCGCTTTCAATTGCATTGACACAAGCCAAGGAATTAGATGCCGACCTTGTAATGGCCACAGACCCGGATTCTGATAGGGTTGGAATAGCGGTCAAAAACAATGAAGGTGATTTCCAACTGCTCAATGGTAATCAGACAGGTTCTTTACTGATTTACTACCTATTGCGAAAGTGGAAAGATAATGGTAAGATCGATGGAAAACAGTATGTCGTAAAGACCATTGTTACCACGGACTTAATCGTGAAGATTGCCGATAGTTTTGGGGTAGGATCTTACGAAACCCTCACCGGTTTCAAATACATCGCGGCATTGATCCGTGAATTGGAAGGCAAAGAAAAATTCATTGGAGGTGGCGAAGAAAGCTATGGATATCTCATCGGCGACGAGGTGCGAGATAAAGATGCCATAGCGAGTTGTGCCATGATTGCGGAGATGACGGCCTGGGCCAAAAGTGAGGGTAAGTCCTTGTTTGACCTGTTAGTCGACATAGCCAAAACTTACGGGTTGTATGTAGAATCGCTCAAATCGGTCACTAAGAAAGGAAAATCCGGTGCGGAAGAAATCAAAAGCATGATGGAAACCTTCCGAAGCAACCCTCCGGCTTCACTGGGTGGCCAAAAAGTGACGGTATTGAAAGACTACAGCACTGGCATCAGTAAAGAACTGGCTACCGGAAATGAAGCGACGATGAACTTCCCAAAATCCAATGTTTTGCAATTTATCACGGAAAATGGTGGAAAAATTTCAGTGAGGCCCTCTGGAACTGAACCAAAAATCAAATTCTATTTTTCTGTCAATAAAGAGGGAATTAGCGGATTAGAAGACTATTTTTCTTCTATTGAGGAACTAAAAGAAGTCATTGGAAACATGACGGAAGCACTGGATAACTGA
- the trpS gene encoding tryptophan--tRNA ligase, which translates to MARILTGIQSSGKPHLGNLLGAILPAIELSKDSKNESFFFIADMHSLTSLKDAEMRIMNTRAVAAAWIAFGFDIDNNLFYRQSKVPIVTELAWYLNCFAPYPMLANAHSFKDKADKLADVNGGIFTYPVLMAADILLYDANIVPVGKDQKQHLEMTRVIAKAFNREYGEIFVIPEEKINEELMTIPGTDGKKMSKSYGNIIDIFLPEKKLRKNVMQIVTDSTPMEAPKNPDTCNVFQLYKLLADDSQTEVMANNYRGGNYGYGHAKQALFELIMDKYAGPRAEYDRLMDDVAELENALQKGEEKAMVVASGVLDRAKSKLGF; encoded by the coding sequence ATGGCACGTATTCTTACCGGAATTCAAAGTTCGGGCAAACCTCATCTGGGAAATTTATTAGGCGCTATCCTCCCTGCAATCGAGTTGTCCAAAGACTCTAAGAATGAGTCATTCTTCTTTATTGCCGACATGCATTCGTTGACCAGTCTCAAAGATGCCGAGATGCGGATCATGAATACACGAGCAGTTGCCGCTGCATGGATTGCCTTCGGATTTGATATCGACAACAACCTTTTCTATCGTCAGTCGAAAGTACCCATCGTTACAGAACTTGCCTGGTACCTCAATTGCTTTGCTCCGTACCCAATGCTGGCAAATGCGCACTCTTTCAAGGACAAGGCGGATAAACTGGCAGATGTGAATGGAGGCATTTTCACCTATCCGGTTTTGATGGCAGCGGACATTCTGTTGTACGATGCCAACATCGTTCCGGTAGGAAAAGACCAGAAGCAACATCTCGAAATGACCCGGGTTATTGCTAAGGCCTTCAACCGAGAATACGGTGAGATTTTCGTAATACCGGAAGAAAAGATCAATGAAGAATTGATGACCATACCCGGAACAGACGGCAAAAAGATGAGTAAATCGTATGGCAACATCATCGATATATTCCTTCCCGAGAAAAAGCTACGGAAAAATGTGATGCAGATCGTTACCGATAGCACACCGATGGAAGCACCAAAAAATCCAGATACTTGTAATGTTTTCCAACTCTACAAATTGCTGGCAGACGATTCACAAACGGAGGTAATGGCCAACAATTACCGAGGAGGGAATTATGGCTATGGCCATGCGAAACAAGCTTTATTTGAGCTGATCATGGATAAGTATGCCGGGCCAAGGGCGGAATACGATCGATTGATGGATGACGTAGCTGAGTTAGAGAATGCGCTTCAAAAGGGAGAGGAGAAAGCCATGGTTGTCGCTTCTGGTGTACTTGACAGAGCTAAATCCAAGTTGGGATTTTAG
- a CDS encoding DUF1573 domain-containing protein, translated as MKSLISALFAVFVVCQAFAQESLDFDNPDFDFGTVEELEGPVDHKFTFVNRGLEPVTILRVQASCGCTTPDWSKEPVAPGESGFIMARYDPKNRPGAFRKSLKVTTSIPTLKKTLFIKGTVNPKPRTIADDLPTKMDGIRVQYRSFNFGTIKNHEPIRKSFDVYNDSEETIAFLEDKGASPQFIQVAYEPVSLAPKEKGKIWITYDPSQVAEFGFNSSRISLYTSEEEGKNRKQFNVLSTVVEYFPPMSDEDLAKAPRLAFDKTAHNFGKMAKDAAAETEFLLTNNGRESLNIRLAKSNCGCTVVDLEKEDIKPGETVKMKVKFDSKGRRGRQYKTVTVFSNDPTAPTQVLSLRAEVPRT; from the coding sequence ATGAAAAGCTTAATTAGCGCATTGTTTGCAGTCTTCGTAGTATGTCAGGCATTTGCACAAGAAAGTTTAGATTTTGATAATCCAGATTTTGATTTCGGGACCGTCGAAGAATTAGAAGGTCCGGTGGATCATAAATTCACGTTCGTCAATAGGGGACTTGAGCCCGTGACCATTCTCAGGGTTCAGGCTTCTTGTGGTTGTACCACCCCGGATTGGTCCAAAGAACCTGTAGCACCAGGTGAGTCCGGATTTATCATGGCGCGGTATGATCCTAAGAATCGCCCAGGTGCTTTTAGAAAAAGCCTCAAAGTGACTACTTCTATTCCCACGTTGAAGAAAACACTTTTTATCAAAGGGACTGTCAACCCGAAACCGAGAACCATTGCGGATGACCTGCCTACAAAAATGGACGGTATCAGGGTGCAGTATCGTTCTTTCAATTTTGGAACGATCAAAAATCATGAACCCATCAGAAAGTCATTTGATGTTTATAATGATAGCGAAGAAACCATTGCTTTCCTGGAGGATAAAGGAGCATCTCCTCAGTTTATTCAGGTAGCTTATGAACCTGTTTCATTGGCACCTAAGGAAAAAGGTAAGATTTGGATCACATATGATCCGAGTCAGGTAGCAGAATTCGGATTTAACTCATCTAGAATATCATTATATACTTCGGAAGAGGAAGGTAAAAACAGGAAGCAATTCAATGTACTCAGCACAGTAGTAGAATATTTTCCGCCGATGAGTGATGAGGATTTGGCGAAAGCGCCTCGATTAGCGTTTGATAAAACAGCTCATAATTTTGGTAAGATGGCCAAAGATGCGGCTGCTGAGACTGAGTTTCTGTTGACCAATAATGGTCGTGAGTCCTTGAATATCCGATTGGCGAAATCAAATTGTGGTTGCACGGTGGTTGATCTGGAAAAAGAAGATATCAAACCCGGAGAAACCGTAAAAATGAAAGTGAAATTTGACTCGAAGGGCAGGAGAGGGCGTCAGTACAAGACCGTAACGGTATTTAGTAATGACCCTACTGCGCCAACACAAGTACTTTCATTGAGAGCAGAAGTGCCCAGGACTTAA